AACGTTGCAGGTGTAATCGGTTCAGCAGTGGCTGCCGGTATCTTGCTGGGATTCTTGATGTAAAAGACAAGTGCGTTGAATGGTATCTTTACCATTCAAAACATCCGCTATATTTTAGCGCTCCTTCGTCTGAAGGGGCGCTATTTTTATTCGTTAATCTATCTAAAAGAAACTACGAATATTTCGTAAAGTAAATCTTTTTAGTAACTTGCAGCCAATTAAGCAATACTTTAAAGATAAAAAGACTATGCGGAAACTCTTTATTCTACTCTTTTTCAGTGCCTCCTCATTGCTGATGGCACAAAATACCAACCCTATTCAGGAAGCAATGGCAAACTATGATTATGAGACGGCATTGACGCTTATAGATAAGGAAACGCCGACTATTCCCTTACTCTATCAAAAAGGGAAGGCTCTAAAAAGTCTTGGTAATAACAGGGAAGCACTTCAAGTATACGAGGAAGTCATATTGCAAGATTCTCTGAATCCACGAGCTTATATTGAAGCAGCAGAGTGCTGCAAGTCATTATTAAAAAACAAACAAGCATTGAAATATTACCAAAAGGCAGTGGACCTGAATCCGGATAATAAATATGCCCGTATTCAATACATTACTCTATTACTGAATCAGCGGAAATTCGATGAAGCATTGGGAGAGAGCAGTCTACTTACAGAAACAGATAGCTCGGCTGTTGCGTTACACCTACAAGCTCAAAGTTTTGAAGGGGTAGATGACATTTTAGCAGCATTAGGATGCTATGAAAACATACAGGAGAAATATCCCAACGATTTTCTGGCTGCTGCCAAAGCAGCAAGACTACACATCGAAGGAGCATTTTATAATTATGCTATCGAAGCTACCGAAAAATACCGCCAAATAGACAGTACAAACGTTGTTGTAAACCAACAAAATGCATTGGCATACTGCCTGATGAAAGATTATCAGACCGCAAT
The nucleotide sequence above comes from Bacteroides intestinalis DSM 17393. Encoded proteins:
- a CDS encoding tetratricopeptide repeat protein; amino-acid sequence: MRKLFILLFFSASSLLMAQNTNPIQEAMANYDYETALTLIDKETPTIPLLYQKGKALKSLGNNREALQVYEEVILQDSLNPRAYIEAAECCKSLLKNKQALKYYQKAVDLNPDNKYARIQYITLLLNQRKFDEALGESSLLTETDSSAVALHLQAQSFEGVDDILAALGCYENIQEKYPNDFLAAAKAARLHIEGAFYNYAIEATEKYRQIDSTNVVVNQQNALAYCLMKDYQTAIQRYEQLLSLGDSTFTTCYYLGVSYYAVEKFYEAHDILEVARQYDKRNVNLLYYLGRSCSKTSWKDQGVAYLEEAVAYATPPDSAMVRLYVGLTDCYKMALMPKEQIKTMQDRYDKYDIENHKLLYDMAYVYQYQLKDKKNTERCLEAFLKTRPKNSSEQPETDDKGNVILGLSTYYGAAETWLKDLREKKKVDDFFQGKVMAVPTNTKKTETSRDTVKK